Proteins found in one Choristoneura fumiferana chromosome 16, NRCan_CFum_1, whole genome shotgun sequence genomic segment:
- the LOC141436221 gene encoding ribonuclease P protein subunit p40-like, translated as MLCPEVFNFPCPKVVSSSKNYENCEAAMKTIKMNYFYKSLIVTCPDEMHVPNFIEEMITEDTDYYKITKCSVTEFIDVNFIDNFVKKGKLYCITADKNCVVQNCAAVTPDGVLTLHILDFVFQTLGLEGKKQPHNYFEIRIDLKNLRHTDKLYSNLCKLETFNFFVYWEPNNEDVCPSSIAKYFYDKNVNVTVCPIKLKHLSPEIEEVPALEDVDSDEMTEWIGMLAHNADLNPTENYISSYSQPESEHALKTTRIALLISNGMFTPYHLERICKKIEEYVANRELNNFWACVSIQSFENSLWQWGPSSPRMFQAHDSTCNLFFSHAGIIEYSIGQIKYS; from the coding sequence TTTCCCTGTCCGAAGGTAGTATCCTCatctaaaaattatgaaaactgCGAGGCagcaatgaaaacaataaagatgaactatttttataaaagtttgatTGTGACTTGTCCAGATGAAATGCATGTTCCGAATTTTATAGAAGAAATGATCACAGAAGACACAGACTACTACAAAATAACGAAGTGTTCAGTTACAGAATTCATAGATGTCAATTTCAttgataattttgtgaaaaagggaaaattgtATTGCATTACGGCAGACAAAAATTGTGTTGTGCAAAATTGTGCCGCAGTAACGCCAGATGGTGTACTAACGCTTCACATTTTGGACTTTGTTTTTCAAACATTAGGCCTGGAAGGCAAAAAACAACCACACAACTACTTTGAAATAAGAATAGACCTAAAAAACCTAAGACATACTGATAAATTATATTCAAACTTATGTAAGTTAGAGACATTCAACTTCTTTGTGTACTGGGAGCCTAATAATGAAGATGTATGTCCATCATCAATAGCAAAGTATTTTTACGACAAGAATGTAAATGTGACCGTCTGTCCAATCAAATTAAAACATCTTTCACCGGAAATAGAAGAAGTACCAGCTTTAGAAGACGTGGACTCTGATGAAATGACAGAATGGATTGGTATGCTGGCTCACAATGCTGATTTGAATCCAACAGAAAACTACATCAGTTCATATAGTCAACCAGAAAGTGAACATGCATTGAAAACTACTAGAATAGCCCTTCTTATTTCAAATGGAATGTTCACTCCATACCATCTTGAACGTATTTGCAAGAAAATTGAAGAGTATGTTGCCAATAGAGAGCTGAATAACTTCTGGGCGTGTGTCAGTATCCAGAGCTTTGAGAACAGTCTGTGGCAATGGGGCCCGAGTAGCCCTAGAATGTTCCAAGCCCATGACTCCACTTGCAACCTGTTCTTCAGTCATGCAGGCATTATTGAATATAGTATAggtcaaataaaatattcatag